The following DNA comes from Candidatus Deferrimicrobiaceae bacterium.
AACGCTGCAGAACGCGCATCCCCGGGTGCAGATATCCCCCAGGATGAGGACGGTCGCCGTCCCCTCTCCCCAGCACTCTCCGACGTTGGGACACCGCGCCTCGCGGCACACCGTGCGCAAACCGTGCCTGGCAAGGGTCTCCGTCACACGGGAGACGCTCCCCCCGGACGGGGCGCGTACCGTGAGCCACGGGGGGCGCTTCCCGGGGGGGGGGCCGCTCACGAGAACCCCCGGAGATGTCGCCCGCACGATGCGGCCACCCTTTCGCAGACCTCATCCATCGGGACATCCCGTCCCGTGATCTCGGCCATCGAGGTCGCCTCGCGCCCTTTCAGCCCGCAGAGGTGGATCCGGTGGAAGTAGGACAGGTCCGTGGACACGTTCAGCGCGAAGCCGTGGTAGGTGACCCACCGTTTGACGCCCACGCCGATGGAGGCGATCTTTTTCCCGTTCGCCCACACACCGGTGAACCCCTCGTTCCGGCAGGAGGGGATGCCGAAGGCGTCGATGGCCTCGATCAGCGCGGCCTCGAGGCAGCGGACGAACCGGTGCACGTCGGGGCGTGCAAGGAAGACGATCGGGTACCCGACAAGCTGCCCGGGGCCGTGGTACGTCACGTCCCCCCCCCGGCCGACCCGCTCCACGGCGATCCCTTCCGCGGCCAGCGCATCTTTCGGGACGAGGAGGTTGGCCGGGTCGCCGGCGCGCCCGAAGGTGTAGACGTGGGGGTGGGTGAGCAGCAAGAGAGTGTCCGGCGTCTCCCCCCGCGCCCGGCGGTCGACAAAGGAAAGCTGCAGGTCGAGCGCCCGCCTGTACTCCAGGCAGCCGAGCCAGACGGTCTCCACGGCTTCGCCCCTAATGTAGCGTCTCGCAAATAGGCTGACGCACCGAGACCGTCGATGCGCTGCGCCGGCGAGGCGCGCGTCTGAGGCGTACTGGAACGAAGTACGCCGCAAGGAGCGCAACGAAGCCTTCGCTGCTGCAGCGGCGGTCGAATGCCAGGTTATTTGCGAGACGCTGCATTAGAGGTGGAACTCCCCCGCCTCGAGGATCTCCCGCACGCGGAAGAGGAAGCTGTTGCCGGTCACCCCGTCGACGATCCGGTGGTCGTAGCCGAGGCACAGGAACATCATCGGACGGATGACGATCGCGTCCTCGCCGTCTTTTTCCACCACCACCGGGCGCTTGATGATCTGCCCCATCCGCAGGATCCCGACCTGGGGCTGGTTGATGATCGGCGTCCCGAAGAGGTTCCCTTTAAGCCCCGGGTTGGTGACGCTGAAGGTCCCCCCGGAGAGTTCGTCCGGGAGGATCTTCTTCGCGGCGGCTCTCGCCCCGAAGTCCTCG
Coding sequences within:
- the lipB gene encoding lipoyl(octanoyl) transferase LipB — protein: METVWLGCLEYRRALDLQLSFVDRRARGETPDTLLLLTHPHVYTFGRAGDPANLLVPKDALAAEGIAVERVGRGGDVTYHGPGQLVGYPIVFLARPDVHRFVRCLEAALIEAIDAFGIPSCRNEGFTGVWANGKKIASIGVGVKRWVTYHGFALNVSTDLSYFHRIHLCGLKGREATSMAEITGRDVPMDEVCERVAASCGRHLRGFS